Proteins encoded within one genomic window of Arachis ipaensis cultivar K30076 chromosome B08, Araip1.1, whole genome shotgun sequence:
- the LOC107612872 gene encoding probable calcium-binding protein CML48 isoform X2, whose translation MSNYGRYDPHSPYAPSAPSLPENHPPYSTSSSSAAPPPPPSNYQYAPHTATPPPPPSTYNTYGTNATAAAATAYDHGSTYHGAGTAYGQAPSSAYPPPSSSSHGYSAFPPGTHPDVIRSFQMADTDRSGFIDEAELQRALSSGYQKFNIRTIRLLMFLFKDPTQPPRIGPKEFAEIWNCIAHWRGIFERYDKDRSGKIDPLELRDALYGIGYAIPGTVLQLLLAQYGDGNVKRVELGFDSFVECGVIVKVKHAKLFEALNLV comes from the exons ATGTCTAACTACGGCAGATACGATCCCCATTCGCCCTACGCTCCTTCAGCACCATCCCTACCTGAAAACCACCCTCCCTattccacttcttcttcttccgctgctcctcctcctcctccttcaaaTTACCAATATGCCCCTCACACCGCTACTCCACCTCCGCCACCTTCAACCTACAACACCTATGGCACCAACGCTACTGCTGCTGCTGCCACTGCTTATGATCATGGTTCCACCTACCACGGGGCTGGGACTGCATATGGCCAAGCTCCATCATCTGCGTATCCTCCTCCTTCTTCGTCTTCACATGGCTACTCCGCTTTCCCACCAGGGACGCACCCCGATGTCATTAGGAGCTTTCAGATGGCCGACACAGATCGAAGCGGCTTCATCGATGAGGCGGAGTTGCAGCGGGCTCTTTCTTCTGGATACCAGAAATTCAACATTAGAACTATCCGTCTCCTCATGTTTCTCTTCAAGGATCCTACTCAGCCTCCGAGAATTG GGCCAAAGGAATTTGCAGAAATCTGGAATTGCATTGCTCATTGGCGA GGCATATTTGAGAGATATGATAAAGATAGAAGTGGGAAGATTGATCCACTAGAGCTAAGAGATGCTCTGTATGGTATTGGCTATGCAATACCAGGCACAGTTCTACAGCTGCTGCTTGCCCAGTATGGTGATGGAAATGTTAAGAGGGTTGAACTCGGATTTGATAGTTTTGTTGA GTGCGGGGTAATTGTCAAGGTAAAACACGCCAAGCTTTTTGAAGCTTTGAACCT GGTCTGA
- the LOC107613998 gene encoding rho GTPase-activating protein 1 isoform X2: MQLSYDSRGNSVPTILLLMQSRLYSQGGLQAEGIFRINADNSQEEYVRDQLNLGVVPETVDVHSLAALIKAWFRELPTGILDSLSQDQVLKCQTEDDCVELVRHLPHTEASLLDWAINLMADVAEYEHLNKMNARNIAMVFAPNMTQMADPITALMYAVQVMNFLKTLILRTLRERRDSVVEPSPRSYLEPSRSCLELPDENLDHTPLESSQQDTAAQNEEEVQKNSASEEIFLECCPESPKNKLEAKNLECFSENQVSNENLYCDYPPKGNTKSNKSGQSSSSNARKGSKKSKGQLAVIHENVEKKGTRNLNSSDSRSEQIKPWR; encoded by the exons ATGCAGTTATCGTATGACTCAAGAGGGAACAGTGTGCCAACAATTCTGCTGCTGATGCAAAGCCGCTTGTATTCTCAAGGAGGCTTGCAG GCTGAGGGGATTTTCAGAATAAATGCAGACAATAGTCAAGAGGAATATGTTAGGGATCAACTCAATTTGGGTGTGGTCCCAGAAACTGTTGATGTTCATTCCTTGGCTGCATTAATTAAG GCATGGTTTAGAGAACTTCCAACTGGGATTCTGGATTCATTATCTCAAGATCAAGTGCTGAAATGCCAGACTGAAGATGACTGTGTTGAACTAGTGAGGCATCTGCCTCACACTGAAGCTTCACTCTTGGATTGGGCCATCAATCTCATGGCTGATGTTGCTGAGTATGAACATCTCAATAAGATGAATGCACGCAACATTGCTATGGTTTTTGCTCCCAACATGACTCAG ATGGCAGACCCTATCACTGCATTGATGTATGCAGTTCAAGTGATGAACTTCTTGAAGACACTGATATTAAGGACACTGCGGGAGCGAAGGGATTCCGTGGTAGAACCGTCTCCTAGATCGTATTTAGAACCTTCTAGATCATGTTTGGAGCTTCCTGATGAGAATTTGGACCATACCCCTTTGGAGTCTAGCCAGCAAGATACTGCTGCACAAAATGAAGAAGAGGTTCAGAAAAACTCTGCTTCTGAGGAAATTTTCTTAGAATGTTGCCCTGAATCCCCCAAGAACAAGTTAGAAGCTAAAAATTTGGAATGCTTTTCTGAGAATCAAGTTTCCAATGAGAATTTGTACTGTGATTATCCACCAAAAGGAAACACGAAGAGTAACAAGAGTGGCCAATCAAGTAGTTCAAATGCTAGGAAAGGGTCTAAAAAATCCAAAGGCCAGCTAGCTGTGATCCATGAAAATGTTGAGAAAAAGGGAACTAGGAATTTGAACAGCTCAGATTCAAGATCTGAGCAGATTAAACCCTGGAGGTGA
- the LOC107612871 gene encoding glucan endo-1,3-beta-glucosidase 14, which translates to MANMRSLMSSFSSYFKLLLLLLTISETFIQTSGSDFGINYGQIANNLPSPSRVAVLIKSLNVSRLKLYDADPNVLSAFSNSNVEFIIGLANENLQSMRDPSKAQSWVQQNVQPYLSQTKITCITVGNEVFNLNDTQLMMNLLPAMQSVYNALVNLGLSQQVTVTTAHSFNILSSSFPPSSGAFRQDLIPYIQPLLNFHAQTKSPFLINAYPFFAYKDSPDKISLSYVLFQPNSGSIDPVTNLHYDNMLYAQIDAVYAAIKALGHTDIVVRISETGWPSKGDPDEVGATPENAEIYNSNLLKRIQQKQATPANPSVPIDIFVFALFNEDLKPGPASERNYGLYYPDGSPVYNIGLQGYLPEMVIESKSNVLSINFLIYTITCLVLCWELTRL; encoded by the exons ATGGCCAATATGAGATCACTCATGTCAAGCTTTTCCTCCTACTTCAAACTGCTTTTGCTGCTTCTCACTATTTCTG AGACATTTATACAGACAAGTGGTTCTGATTTTGGAATCAACTATGGACAAATAGCCAACAATCTTCCCTCTCCATCACGCGTTGCTGTTCTTATAAAATCACTGAATGTAAGCAGATTGAAGCTCTATGATGCTGATCCAAATGTTCTATCAGCTTTCTCCAATTCCAATGTGGAATTCATTATAGGACTTGCAAATGAGAATCTTCAAAGCATGAGAGACCCTTCAAAAGCTCAGAGTTGGGTTCAGCAAAATGTTCAACCTTACCTATCACAGACCAAGATCACATGCATCACTGTAGGAAATGAAGTCTTCAATCTAAATGATACTCAGCTCATGATGAATCTCCTTCCAGCAATGCAATCTGTTTATAATGCCCTTGTTAACCTTGGATTATCACAACAAGTTACTGTAACAACAGCACATTCATTCAACATTTTATCTAGTTCATTCCCTCCTTCATCTGGTGCTTTTAGGCAAGATTTGATTCCATATATACAACCACTCCTTAACTTCCATGCTCAAACCAAATCACCTTTTCTTATTAATGCATACCCTTTCTTTGCATACAAGGACAGCCCTGATAAGATTTCATTGAGTTATGTACTATTTCAACCAAATTCTGGCTCAATTGATCCTGTAACCAATCTGCATTATGATAACATGTTGTATGCTCAGATTGATGCTGTCTATGCTGCCATCAAGGCCCTAGGCCATACCGATATCGTGGTTAGGATTTCGGAGACAGGTTGGCCTTCTAAGGGTGACCCAGATGAGGTTGGAGCTACACCAGAGAATGCAGAGATATATAACAGCAATTTGTTGAAGAGAATACAGCAGAAACAAGCAACTCCTGCAAATCCATCAGTTCCAATTGATATCTTTGTATTTGCACTTTTCAATGAGGATTTGAAGCCTGGTCCTGCATCAGAGAGGAACTATGGCCTTTATTATCCTGATGGTTCTCCAGTTTATAACATTGGATTACAAGGTTATCTCCCAGAAATGGTCATAGAATCCAAATCCAAT GTTTTGTCCATCAATTTTCTTATTTATACTATTACATGCTTGGTGTTGTGTTGGGAGCTTACAAGATTGTGA
- the LOC107613999 gene encoding protein FAF-like, chloroplastic, translating into MAACGSLQHIFENKLLPENPTLIESLSWNQIKPVVVNPLEHQQHSFTEIFGELHFKETTLISSSSNYTKLNQNNNEDFGESSNNKSRRHKSSDSFSSWSSESLQLCTEGLGFESSYDVEDMMKSHESGEKEYCVENHAAAQVSEEYNDCYGGGGGEHWRRSSRMSSGGGNSYPPPISSIGRSGKPGVLFRSFRSNGRFVLEEIRVPSQEFLHASREDGRLKLHFIHPDDDDDDDDDEFLEEEEEEDVDEEQEEEE; encoded by the coding sequence ATGGCAGCTTGTGGGAGCCTTCAGCATATATTTGAGAATAAGCTGTTACCAGAAAATCCAACACTCATTGAATCCCTTTCATGGAACCAAATCAAACCAGTAGTAGTGAATCCCTTAGAGCATCAACAGCACTCATTCACTGAGATATTTGGTGAACTCCATTTCAAGGAGACTACTCTAATATCATCGTCATCAAATTACACAAAGCTAAACCAGAATAACAATGAAGATTTTGGTGAATCAAGCAACAATAAAAGCAGGAGGCACAAAAGCAGTGACAGCTTTTCATCTTGGAGTTCTGAAAGCTTGCAGCTTTGCACTGAAGGCCTTGGGTTTGAGAGCTCATATGATGTTGAAGACATGATGAAGAGTCATGAGAGTGGTGAGAAAGAGTACTGTGTGGAAAACCATGCAGCAGCACAAGTTTCAGAAGAATATAATGATTGCTATGGTGGCGGCGGTGGAGAACATTGGAGGAGGTCATCAAGGATGAGTAGTGGTGGAGGGAACTCTTACCCTCCTCCAATTTCAAGCATAGGGAGGAGTGGGAAGCCTGGGGTTTTGTTCAGATCATTCAGGAGTAATGGCAGGTTTGTCTTGGAAGAGATACGGGTACCATCACAGGAGTTCTTACATGCTTCTAGAGAGGATGGAAGGTTGAAGCTCCATTTTATTcatcctgatgatgatgatgatgatgatgatgatgagtttctagaagaagaagaagaagaagatgttgacgaagaacaagaagaagaagagtag
- the LOC107613998 gene encoding rho GTPase-activating protein 1 isoform X1, producing the protein MNIGSPTNVRHVAHVTFDRFNGFLGLPVEFEPEVPRRPPSASATVFGVSTDSMQLSYDSRGNSVPTILLLMQSRLYSQGGLQAEGIFRINADNSQEEYVRDQLNLGVVPETVDVHSLAALIKAWFRELPTGILDSLSQDQVLKCQTEDDCVELVRHLPHTEASLLDWAINLMADVAEYEHLNKMNARNIAMVFAPNMTQMADPITALMYAVQVMNFLKTLILRTLRERRDSVVEPSPRSYLEPSRSCLELPDENLDHTPLESSQQDTAAQNEEEVQKNSASEEIFLECCPESPKNKLEAKNLECFSENQVSNENLYCDYPPKGNTKSNKSGQSSSSNARKGSKKSKGQLAVIHENVEKKGTRNLNSSDSRSEQIKPWR; encoded by the exons ATGAACATTGGCTCCCCCACTAACGTGCGCCACGTTGCGCATGTCACCTTTGATCGGTTCAATGGATTCTTGGGTTTGCCTGTTGAGTTCGAACCTGAAGTCCCCAGAAGGCCTCCCAGTGCTAG TGCAACGGTTTTTGGAGTTTCAACAGACTCCATGCAGTTATCGTATGACTCAAGAGGGAACAGTGTGCCAACAATTCTGCTGCTGATGCAAAGCCGCTTGTATTCTCAAGGAGGCTTGCAG GCTGAGGGGATTTTCAGAATAAATGCAGACAATAGTCAAGAGGAATATGTTAGGGATCAACTCAATTTGGGTGTGGTCCCAGAAACTGTTGATGTTCATTCCTTGGCTGCATTAATTAAG GCATGGTTTAGAGAACTTCCAACTGGGATTCTGGATTCATTATCTCAAGATCAAGTGCTGAAATGCCAGACTGAAGATGACTGTGTTGAACTAGTGAGGCATCTGCCTCACACTGAAGCTTCACTCTTGGATTGGGCCATCAATCTCATGGCTGATGTTGCTGAGTATGAACATCTCAATAAGATGAATGCACGCAACATTGCTATGGTTTTTGCTCCCAACATGACTCAG ATGGCAGACCCTATCACTGCATTGATGTATGCAGTTCAAGTGATGAACTTCTTGAAGACACTGATATTAAGGACACTGCGGGAGCGAAGGGATTCCGTGGTAGAACCGTCTCCTAGATCGTATTTAGAACCTTCTAGATCATGTTTGGAGCTTCCTGATGAGAATTTGGACCATACCCCTTTGGAGTCTAGCCAGCAAGATACTGCTGCACAAAATGAAGAAGAGGTTCAGAAAAACTCTGCTTCTGAGGAAATTTTCTTAGAATGTTGCCCTGAATCCCCCAAGAACAAGTTAGAAGCTAAAAATTTGGAATGCTTTTCTGAGAATCAAGTTTCCAATGAGAATTTGTACTGTGATTATCCACCAAAAGGAAACACGAAGAGTAACAAGAGTGGCCAATCAAGTAGTTCAAATGCTAGGAAAGGGTCTAAAAAATCCAAAGGCCAGCTAGCTGTGATCCATGAAAATGTTGAGAAAAAGGGAACTAGGAATTTGAACAGCTCAGATTCAAGATCTGAGCAGATTAAACCCTGGAGGTGA
- the LOC107612872 gene encoding probable calcium-binding protein CML48 isoform X1, translating into MSNYGRYDPHSPYAPSAPSLPENHPPYSTSSSSAAPPPPPSNYQYAPHTATPPPPPSTYNTYGTNATAAAATAYDHGSTYHGAGTAYGQAPSSAYPPPSSSSHGYSAFPPGTHPDVIRSFQMADTDRSGFIDEAELQRALSSGYQKFNIRTIRLLMFLFKDPTQPPRIGPKEFAEIWNCIAHWRGIFERYDKDRSGKIDPLELRDALYGIGYAIPGTVLQLLLAQYGDGNVKRVELGFDSFVECGVIVKGLTEKFKEKDKRYIGSAKLSYDEFMAMVIPFLVAYDD; encoded by the exons ATGTCTAACTACGGCAGATACGATCCCCATTCGCCCTACGCTCCTTCAGCACCATCCCTACCTGAAAACCACCCTCCCTattccacttcttcttcttccgctgctcctcctcctcctccttcaaaTTACCAATATGCCCCTCACACCGCTACTCCACCTCCGCCACCTTCAACCTACAACACCTATGGCACCAACGCTACTGCTGCTGCTGCCACTGCTTATGATCATGGTTCCACCTACCACGGGGCTGGGACTGCATATGGCCAAGCTCCATCATCTGCGTATCCTCCTCCTTCTTCGTCTTCACATGGCTACTCCGCTTTCCCACCAGGGACGCACCCCGATGTCATTAGGAGCTTTCAGATGGCCGACACAGATCGAAGCGGCTTCATCGATGAGGCGGAGTTGCAGCGGGCTCTTTCTTCTGGATACCAGAAATTCAACATTAGAACTATCCGTCTCCTCATGTTTCTCTTCAAGGATCCTACTCAGCCTCCGAGAATTG GGCCAAAGGAATTTGCAGAAATCTGGAATTGCATTGCTCATTGGCGA GGCATATTTGAGAGATATGATAAAGATAGAAGTGGGAAGATTGATCCACTAGAGCTAAGAGATGCTCTGTATGGTATTGGCTATGCAATACCAGGCACAGTTCTACAGCTGCTGCTTGCCCAGTATGGTGATGGAAATGTTAAGAGGGTTGAACTCGGATTTGATAGTTTTGTTGA GTGCGGGGTAATTGTCAAG GGTCTGACTGAAAAGTTTAAGGAGAAGGACAAACGTTATATTGGTTCAGCCAAACTTTCATACGATGAGTTTATGGCTATGGTCATTCCATTCCTTGTAGCATATGATGATTGA